Part of the Candidatus Zixiibacteriota bacterium genome, TCACCTCGTGACCCAGCTCCTGGAACTGCTTCATCTTCTGGATGAGCACGGTGTGACCGAGGTGCAGGTCGGGCGCGGTCGGATCGAAGCCGGCCTTCACCCGTAGCGGCCGGCCTTTCTTCAGCTTGGCCACGAGCTCGTCCTCGGGAATCACCTCGACCGCGCCGCGCTTGATGATCTCGAGCTGGGCCTCGACCGTGCGCGCGCTCACGACGACCCCTCCCAGCGCAGCTGCAGCCGCTGCACCGACCGCGCCTTGCCGCTCTCCTCGTCGACCTCGGCGATGATGCCCTGGAGCACGACGTTGTCGCGCGCGACCTCGAACCGCCGCGGGAGCTGGGTCAAGAACCCTTCAATCACGATTTCGCGCTCGATCCCGATGACGGAATCGAACGGCCCGCACATTCCCACATCGGTGATGTAGGCGGTACCGCCCGGAAGGATCCGCTCGTCGGCGGTCTGGACGTGGGTGTGTGTCCCGAAAACCACCGAAGCCCGGCCGTCGAGATACCAGCCGATCGCGTTTTTCTCCGACGTCGCCTCGGCATGAACGTCGACGACCACCACGCGCGAGTGCCCGCCGTGCTCGCGCAAGACGGCATCGACGCTGCGGAACGGATCGTCTACGTGCTGGGGCATGAAAACCCGGCCCTGGACGTTCACGACGAGAGCGCGCAGCCCCTTACCGTTGTCCCAGGCGCACCACCCCCTGCCGGGAGCGCCTGCGGGAAAATTGGCCGGCCGCAGCAGATTGGCGGTTTCCTCCAGGTACGGGAAGATCTCCTTCTTCTTCCAGATGTGGTTTCCGGACGTGAGCACGTGGGCTCCGGCGGCGAACAGCTCCTCGGCGCTCTTGACGTCGACCCCCATGCCGCCCGCCGCGTTTTCGGCGTTCGCGACGACCAGATCGATCGCCTCTTTTCGCGCCAGCTCTGGAACCATCCCACGAAACGCCCGGCGCGCCGCCCGGCCCACCACGTCTCCCAAGATCAAAATGCGCATGAATACCGTGCCCGCCGCTCCTGCTCGCGGCTCGCGATCGTCCTCGGATCCCTTCGAGCACGATTCACGAGCACGCACATGCTTTTCATCTCGCGTAGTCCACTGCCCGCACCTCGCGGATGACCGTCACCTTGATCTGGCCGGGATAGGTCATCTCGTTCTCGATTTTCTTGGCGATCTCCCGGGCCATCCGCGCCGCATCGTCGTCGGAAACCAGCTCGTGCTGCACCATGACCCGAATCTCCCGTCCGGCCTGGACCGCATAGGACTTTTCGACGCCCCGGAACGCGTTGACGATGCGCTCCAGTTCCTCCAGCCGCCGAACGTAGCTCTCCATCATCTCGCGGCGGGCGCCCGGTCGCGCCCCGGAAAGAGCATCGGCTGCGTCGACCAGCGGAGCGAGGATGGTTTCCGCCTTCACGTCTTCGTGGTGCGCCGCGATCGCGTTGACGATCTTCGGCGATTCCCCGTACTTGCGCGCGAGCTCCGCGCCGATGATGGCGTGCGAGCCTTCGACCTCATGGTCGACCGCCTTGCCGATGTCGTGGAGCAGCGCCGCTCGGCGCGCCTGCTTCTCGTTCAGCCCCAGCTCGGCGGCCATCATGCCACAGATGTAGGCGGCCTCGATCGAATGCAGCAGCACGTTCTGGGCATAGCTGTAGCGGTACTTCAGCCGGCCCAGAAGCTTGACCAGCTCGGGATGGATCCCGTGGACGCCGACGTCGAAGACCGCCTTCTGGCCCGCCTCCCGGATCGCCTCCTCCAGTTCCTGCTCCGACTTACGCACGACTTCCTCGATGCGGCCCGGATGGATGCGCCCGTCAGAGACCAGCTTTTCCAGCGAGAGCCGGGCGATTTCACGACGGATGGGGTTGTGGCCGGAGATCACGACGGTTTCCGGCGTGTCGTCCACGATCAGATCGATGCCGGTAGCCGCCTCGAGCGCCCTGATGTTGCGGCCCTCTCGGCCGATGATCTTTCCCTTGAGCTCGTCGTTCGGCAGCGGAAAAACCGTCACCGAACGCTCGGCGACGAAGTCTCCCGCCAACCTTTCGATCGCCAGCGCGATGATCTTCTGGCTCTTGCGCACCGCCTCGGCCTTGGCCTCCTCTTCGATGACGCGAATCCGCTTGGCCGACTCGTGCTTGGCCTCCTCGATCATTTCCTCCATGAGGCTTTTCTTGGCTTCCTCCCGGGTCAACCCAGCCACCTGCTCCAGCTGGCGTCGCGCCTCCTCGATACGACGGTCGCACTCTACGGCTTTTTCCTCGAGCGACTTTTCTTTCGACTTAAGAGCGGCCTCGCGACGGCCGATCTCGGTTTCCCGGCTGTCCAAGGCCTCCGCCCGCTTTTCCAGCCCCTCTTCCTTGCTCAACAACCTCTTTTCGAGCGCCTGAAGTTCTCTCCGGGTCTCTCGCACCTCCTTCTCGAAATCCATCTGCTCCTTGAGAACGCTGTCACGAGCCTGTATTTCCGCCTCTTTCTTGATCGCATTGGCGTCCTTCTTGGCTTCCTCGATGATGCGCGCCGCCGTCGTGCGCGCGAGCTCGACCTGCATCTGCCGCTGCCGTTTACGCAGCCAGGAGGCCGCCAGCACGGAAACGGCTCCCACGATCAGCCCTGCGATGCCGGACAACAAACCTGGGTCCAATAAAAACACCCCCTTTACTTTAGAGTGTCAGGAAAGAGAAAGCTGCTGGCGCCGATCGCGGCAGCAGATCAGTCTGCTTTCGGTGACGATAAAATCGACTCTCTGGTCCCACGTTTCCGTCGGGACCTCATCGACGATCTGGAACTCGTAAGCCAGCCCCACTACCGTGGCTTGCGAGCCCAAGGCCGCGAGAAAACGATCGTACCCCCCCTTTCCACGGCCGAGTCGGCCTCCTCGCACGTCGAACGCCACGCCCGGCACGAACACCACAAACCGGTCGGGAGCGGCGGTCAAGCGGACGCTGCCCGTCGGCTCGGGAACGCCACCCCATCCGACCGTCCACGGCTCGTCCGCCTCCACGCGAACGAATTCCAGGGTTCCCTCCCGAGCCGTTCTTGGATAGAAAACCTGTTTTCCCGTCGCCATGGCGTGTTCCCGAAGAGTATCGGTGGCAACCTCGTTCTGCACAGCACGATAGAGGGCGACGGCGGCACAATCCCGGTAGCGGGGCCACTGCACCGCGCGTTCTTGGATCTGCCGGCTCAGCCGGCAGCTTTCTGACGGGGAAAGAGAAGCACGCCGCGACAAGGCCACGGCGCGAAGCTCACGTTTCCTCTCTACCATCCAGCGTCCCCCTGACGGGACCACGGGGATAGGGCAGAGAGATGAAACAAGAGGGGGGAAGATGCAAACCTAAAAATCTGAACGGCGGGCGACCCGGGTGGGCGCTCTCGAGAGCTTTGCGCCGGCTTGTGAAACAGCCGGCGCCCAAACCGCCGTGCCTGTCGGTATCACTGCAAAATCCGCCGAAAACTCAACGACTTTTCGTTGCACGCCTACGTCGCGCAGGATTGCAATCACCCGGCAAATCAGATCTTTGATGAACGCTTCTCCCCAAGTCCTCATCTTTCTCCGCCACCCCGCTGACCCGGCGCCCCCGGCTGCCGGCCTGGCACGGCCGTCCCGGAAACGCCTTGAACCGATCAACCCTCCTCGGCCAGTGTTACTGAGACTCGTTTCGACAACTGATGGACCTTGTTCAGAACCTCGTCGTGCGCTTCTCTCAACCGATGGTACTCGTCCGCGATGTTCAGCGCGGCCAGCATGGCGAGATTGGACTTGGCGGCGGTTTTGGACGCCCGGGACAATTCCTGCATTTTGCTGTCCACGTACTCCGCCACCATCCGCATGTAATCCTCGTCCGCCTCGCTGCTGATGGTGAACTTCTGTCCCAGAATCTCGACTTCGAGCGCTCGCTTCATGGCAGGATCCGCGCCTCAATCCGAAAGGTCCAGAGCCTCGAACTGTCCGAGTATCTTGTCGAGCTTGTCTCTCATCTCGACCCGCTCACGCTCGTACTGACGCAGCTGGCCCCTCAGGTGATGCCATTCGCTTTCCTTTTGCTGGAGCTTTTTCTCGATCAGCTCCTTCTCCTTTTTCACCCTTTCGTGCTTCTCGATCAATCGATTGATCTTCGCTTCGAGCTGTTCGATGTTGTCGAGAGCCATAGCCCGCCCCGCCAAACTTCATGTTCGAGTTTAGTTTTCTCCCACTGGCTTGTCAAGGCAATAAACGACTGGAAACGCGGCAAAATTTCAACGCGCTCTCTCCGGGGAGCCCGTGAGCAAGCCGCGGATGTCCCGCAGCAGGGCCCGAGGGTCCGGCGAGGCCCCGACGTAGGCGACCCGCATCACGCCGCTTGCGTCCACCAGGCAGCTCAACGGCGTATGATCGACCAGGCCGCGCCCCCTGCGCCGTACCCGGACCCCGAAGTTTTTCCAGACCCGGCTCAAGCCGCCGGCATCGCCGGTCAGGAAGGCCCAGTTCGTCAGATCG contains:
- a CDS encoding TIGR00282 family metallophosphoesterase; this translates as MRILILGDVVGRAARRAFRGMVPELARKEAIDLVVANAENAAGGMGVDVKSAEELFAAGAHVLTSGNHIWKKKEIFPYLEETANLLRPANFPAGAPGRGWCAWDNGKGLRALVVNVQGRVFMPQHVDDPFRSVDAVLREHGGHSRVVVVDVHAEATSEKNAIGWYLDGRASVVFGTHTHVQTADERILPGGTAYITDVGMCGPFDSVIGIEREIVIEGFLTQLPRRFEVARDNVVLQGIIAEVDEESGKARSVQRLQLRWEGSS
- the rny gene encoding ribonuclease Y; the encoded protein is MSGIAGLIVGAVSVLAASWLRKRQRQMQVELARTTAARIIEEAKKDANAIKKEAEIQARDSVLKEQMDFEKEVRETRRELQALEKRLLSKEEGLEKRAEALDSRETEIGRREAALKSKEKSLEEKAVECDRRIEEARRQLEQVAGLTREEAKKSLMEEMIEEAKHESAKRIRVIEEEAKAEAVRKSQKIIALAIERLAGDFVAERSVTVFPLPNDELKGKIIGREGRNIRALEAATGIDLIVDDTPETVVISGHNPIRREIARLSLEKLVSDGRIHPGRIEEVVRKSEQELEEAIREAGQKAVFDVGVHGIHPELVKLLGRLKYRYSYAQNVLLHSIEAAYICGMMAAELGLNEKQARRAALLHDIGKAVDHEVEGSHAIIGAELARKYGESPKIVNAIAAHHEDVKAETILAPLVDAADALSGARPGARREMMESYVRRLEELERIVNAFRGVEKSYAVQAGREIRVMVQHELVSDDDAARMAREIAKKIENEMTYPGQIKVTVIREVRAVDYAR
- a CDS encoding 5-formyltetrahydrofolate cyclo-ligase; its protein translation is MVERKRELRAVALSRRASLSPSESCRLSRQIQERAVQWPRYRDCAAVALYRAVQNEVATDTLREHAMATGKQVFYPRTAREGTLEFVRVEADEPWTVGWGGVPEPTGSVRLTAAPDRFVVFVPGVAFDVRGGRLGRGKGGYDRFLAALGSQATVVGLAYEFQIVDEVPTETWDQRVDFIVTESRLICCRDRRQQLSLS
- a CDS encoding cell division protein ZapA, which encodes MKRALEVEILGQKFTISSEADEDYMRMVAEYVDSKMQELSRASKTAAKSNLAMLAALNIADEYHRLREAHDEVLNKVHQLSKRVSVTLAEEG
- the zapB gene encoding cell division protein ZapB, whose product is MALDNIEQLEAKINRLIEKHERVKKEKELIEKKLQQKESEWHHLRGQLRQYERERVEMRDKLDKILGQFEALDLSD